From the genome of Palaemon carinicauda isolate YSFRI2023 chromosome 6, ASM3689809v2, whole genome shotgun sequence, one region includes:
- the LOC137642171 gene encoding pyrimidodiazepine synthase-like, protein MSSEHLTVGSVCPPETPGLLRCYCMRFCPYCERLRLVLIAKNIKHEIVNIHLNKKPEWFVEKNPLQKVPTLELDGKLMFESLVSCDYLDEAYPENPLHKKDPWDKGQDRIFMELFSKVSSPMYRVYRSHVQGEAEEKKKAFEEIHDGLDLFETELSKRGTKYFGGNKPGMLDYMIWPWGERLPVIELMLEAEFEKSRFPKMKTWMDDMKEDPAVKAIFISPEVHKTFLEGAFSGNPDYDMKI, encoded by the exons GTTCCGTGTGTCCACCAGAGACCCCGGGGCTCTTGCGATGTTACTGCATGAGATTTTGTCCTTACTGCGAGCGTCTTCGTCTGGTACTCATTGCAAAGAATATCAA GCATGAAATCGTAAACATTCACCTGAACAAGAAACCTGAATGGTTTGTGGAGAAGAACCCTCTGCAGAAAGTGCCAACGCTTGAACTTGACGGGAAGCTCATGTTTGAATCCTTAGTGTCATGCGATTATCTGGACGAAGCCTATCCTGAAAATCCTCTGCATAAGAAAGATCCTTGGGATAAGGGCCAAGACCGTATCTTCATGGAACTCTTCAGTAAA GTGTCATCCCCGATGTACAGAGTTTACCGCAGTCATGTCCAGGGAGAGGCAGAAGAGAAGAAGAAAGCCTTTGAGGAGATCCACGATGGCTTAGATCTTTTTGAGACGGAGCTAAGTAAACGAGGGACAAAGTATTTCGGTGGTAATAAGCCAG GGATGCTCGACTATATGATTTGGCCATGGGGTGAGAGGCTGCCTGTCATAGAGCTGATGTTAGAAGCGGAGTTTGAAAAATCCCGTTTCCCTAAAatg AAAACATGGATGGACGACATGAAGGAAGATCCAGCAGTGAAAGCAATTTTCATTTCTCCCGAAGTCCACAAGACGTTCCTCGAAGGCGCATTCTCAGGCAATCCTGATTATGACATGAAAATTTAG